One genomic segment of Hydrocarboniclastica marina includes these proteins:
- a CDS encoding type IV pilus secretin PilQ has protein sequence MIDRNINAQKRFGLGLEMFSKLKSLIAVAVLGAGANLAWGVTLEDLDFASLPGDRIEVRLSFDGTPPAPSGYTIEQPARIALDLEGVDSGLSDRYHNLGVGNTQSMTVIDAKGRTRLIFNLSQLAPYDTRVEGNALIVEIGGGAGNDDSPSADEPLQASTSPQQPEAQAQGQGESSAAASITGRSVNEVDFRRGADGDGQVVITLSDPRTSVDLSETAGNIRLRLADTQLPESERRRLNVNDFATPVRQIETYTEGDAVIIDIDAEGDYDYLAYQSGNQFTVAVEELSQAESEERREEKFPYSGEKLSLNFQDIEVRSVLQLIADFTGLNLVASDTVGGSLTLRLDSVPWDQALELILKTKGLDKRQVGNVLLVAPASEIADRERLELENNRQQRELAPVRLDIVQVNYAKASDLVALLQQDAELISGRGFISSDARTNTISVRETAEKLEQIRRLVSTWDIPVRQVLIEARIVRAQTNIARDLGVQWGGGFAKQNGNSRISAGGSQTTLSEIDNAFTSGSPAQISFPGALAVDLGVSRASTSSFAIGYSNNDFLIDLELSALESDGKAEIVAQPKVVTADRQTAIIESGEEIPYQEATSSGAASISFKEAVLGLEVTPQITPDDNIIMDLVVRQDSRGEVTAGIPSINTNEVETQVLVANGETVVLGGIFQSEIATTITKTPFLGDIPYLGWLFTRSEKIDERSELLIFITPKIVKSSLTSN, from the coding sequence ATGATTGACCGCAACATTAACGCACAAAAACGCTTTGGATTGGGGCTAGAGATGTTCAGCAAATTGAAGAGCTTGATTGCTGTTGCGGTATTGGGCGCGGGCGCGAACCTGGCCTGGGGTGTGACCCTGGAGGATCTGGATTTCGCATCGCTGCCCGGCGACCGCATTGAGGTCAGGCTGTCGTTTGACGGTACACCTCCGGCTCCGTCGGGCTACACCATCGAACAGCCCGCTCGTATCGCGCTGGACCTGGAAGGTGTGGATAGTGGCCTGAGTGACCGGTACCACAACCTCGGTGTGGGTAACACGCAGAGCATGACGGTTATTGATGCAAAGGGGCGCACCCGGCTGATTTTCAACCTGTCTCAGCTTGCGCCGTATGACACGCGAGTAGAGGGCAACGCCCTGATCGTGGAAATCGGCGGCGGCGCGGGTAATGATGATAGCCCGAGCGCCGACGAGCCTCTGCAGGCCTCGACCTCGCCGCAACAGCCTGAAGCCCAGGCACAGGGGCAGGGCGAGAGCTCCGCCGCCGCGTCGATCACCGGTCGCAGTGTCAACGAAGTTGATTTCCGCCGCGGCGCTGATGGTGATGGGCAGGTGGTCATTACGTTGTCTGACCCGAGAACTTCAGTTGATCTCAGTGAAACAGCCGGCAACATTCGTCTGCGGCTCGCTGATACCCAGTTGCCGGAATCCGAGCGCCGTCGACTCAACGTCAATGACTTCGCAACTCCGGTACGACAGATCGAAACCTATACCGAAGGCGATGCGGTCATCATTGATATCGACGCCGAAGGCGATTACGACTACCTCGCCTACCAGTCGGGCAACCAGTTCACGGTAGCAGTAGAAGAGCTGAGCCAGGCCGAGAGCGAAGAGCGCCGCGAGGAGAAGTTCCCGTACAGCGGAGAAAAGCTGTCACTCAATTTTCAGGATATCGAAGTGCGCTCGGTGCTCCAGCTGATCGCTGATTTCACCGGTCTCAATCTGGTCGCATCCGACACGGTCGGCGGTAGCCTGACGTTGCGCCTGGACAGCGTTCCATGGGACCAGGCCCTTGAGTTGATACTCAAGACCAAAGGCCTGGACAAACGCCAGGTCGGGAACGTTCTTCTAGTCGCACCGGCGAGTGAGATCGCCGACCGCGAACGCCTGGAGCTGGAAAATAACCGCCAGCAGCGAGAGCTTGCGCCGGTTCGCCTCGACATCGTACAGGTGAATTACGCCAAAGCGTCGGATCTTGTGGCTTTGCTGCAGCAGGACGCTGAACTGATTTCCGGGCGGGGCTTTATTTCCTCCGACGCACGCACCAACACCATAAGTGTGCGGGAGACTGCTGAAAAGCTTGAGCAGATTCGGCGACTTGTCAGTACCTGGGACATCCCGGTGCGCCAGGTTCTGATCGAGGCTCGTATCGTCCGTGCGCAGACCAACATTGCCCGGGATCTGGGTGTGCAGTGGGGCGGCGGCTTCGCCAAGCAGAATGGCAACAGCCGTATCTCTGCGGGCGGTTCGCAAACGACTCTGTCTGAAATCGACAATGCGTTTACCAGCGGCAGCCCTGCGCAAATCTCATTCCCGGGCGCATTGGCGGTAGACCTGGGTGTCAGCCGAGCCAGTACCTCAAGTTTTGCTATCGGCTACAGCAACAACGATTTTCTCATCGATCTGGAGTTGTCTGCACTGGAAAGCGACGGTAAAGCCGAAATTGTGGCTCAACCAAAAGTGGTCACGGCCGACCGTCAAACCGCGATCATTGAGTCTGGTGAAGAGATTCCCTATCAGGAAGCGACCTCCAGCGGCGCAGCATCAATCTCCTTTAAAGAGGCTGTACTGGGCCTGGAAGTAACGCCACAAATTACGCCGGATGACAACATCATCATGGACCTGGTGGTACGGCAGGACTCCCGTGGCGAAGTTACCGCGGGGATCCCGAGTATCAACACCAACGAGGTTGAAACGCAGGTTCTGGTAGCCAACGGTGAAACGGTAGTGCTCGGTGGAATCTTCCAGTCCGAGATAGCGACGACCATTACCAAGACGCCGTTCCTTGGTGATATCCCTTACCTCGGCTGGCTATTCACGCGCTCCGAGAAAATCGATGAGCGGAGCGAGCTGCTTATCTTCATAACACCCAAGATCGTGAAAAGCAGCCTGACGAGCAATTAG
- a CDS encoding THxN family PEP-CTERM protein: MSRFTKKTALISSLVLPFAFGAAANAAQITEWNYTVDNSFTSATFSSGNGSVTEQDNELSWGSNSIRSSVSIDDVSNPPVLVTNNAEGVRGGTFVHNNQPIPAAAKRLQAFDLTSTLSLSARTPVESEGKGPSALPITFSSFFTETYNGNGCFEGSASVCDDIFSLGNPEFGGINDNGNFEFAAPSFAIDGYNYTVFLEIVGLSTLTGEQCQIANASANCIGFLTREGEVNRFESNFRIISSAVSVPEPGSLALLGLGLIGMGVASRRK; the protein is encoded by the coding sequence ATGAGTCGTTTCACCAAGAAAACAGCACTGATCAGTTCACTTGTTCTTCCGTTCGCCTTTGGCGCCGCAGCAAATGCCGCGCAGATCACCGAGTGGAACTACACCGTAGATAACTCCTTTACCAGTGCAACTTTCAGCAGTGGCAACGGCTCTGTAACCGAGCAGGACAATGAACTCAGCTGGGGTTCGAACTCAATCCGCAGTTCGGTCTCGATTGATGACGTCAGCAATCCGCCCGTCCTCGTGACCAACAACGCAGAGGGCGTCCGTGGCGGCACTTTCGTCCATAACAATCAGCCGATTCCTGCAGCTGCCAAGCGCCTGCAAGCGTTTGATCTTACCAGTACGCTGAGTCTGTCGGCTCGCACACCCGTCGAGTCGGAAGGCAAAGGTCCAAGTGCACTGCCGATCACCTTCTCAAGCTTTTTTACCGAAACTTATAATGGTAACGGCTGTTTCGAGGGTTCGGCGTCAGTTTGCGACGATATCTTCTCGCTGGGTAACCCTGAGTTCGGCGGTATCAACGACAACGGAAACTTCGAGTTTGCCGCGCCCAGTTTCGCAATCGACGGCTATAACTACACGGTCTTCCTCGAAATCGTTGGCCTGAGCACCCTGACGGGCGAGCAGTGCCAGATCGCAAATGCTTCTGCCAATTGCATCGGCTTTCTGACGCGGGAAGGCGAGGTTAACCGCTTCGAAAGTAACTTCCGCATCATCAGTTCAGCGGTTTCCGTTCCAGAGCCGGGTTCATTGGCACTGCTCGGGCTGGGCCTGATCGGTATGGGCGTTGCCAGCCGCAGGAAGTAA
- the aroK gene encoding shikimate kinase AroK, whose translation MMIPERIVLVGPMGAGKSTIGRLLAKELGFRFLDSDKVIEERCGASIPWIFDVEGEAGFRRRETAILQELSQETQVVIATGGGAVTREENRACLKRGAFVIYLRTSLEQQYDRTRRDRNRPLLQKPNPRAILEALFAERDPLYQELADFVMYTDRKSPRLVARQLLNQIRPRVQRKKKQA comes from the coding sequence ATGATGATTCCAGAGCGGATTGTGCTGGTCGGCCCTATGGGGGCGGGCAAAAGTACAATCGGAAGACTCCTCGCAAAGGAACTAGGGTTCCGTTTTCTGGATTCCGACAAGGTTATAGAGGAACGTTGCGGAGCCAGCATCCCCTGGATATTTGATGTAGAGGGCGAAGCCGGATTCCGGCGTCGCGAGACAGCGATTCTGCAAGAGCTGTCGCAGGAAACTCAGGTGGTTATTGCGACCGGCGGTGGAGCTGTCACGCGCGAGGAGAACAGGGCGTGTCTGAAGCGAGGCGCTTTTGTCATCTATTTGCGCACGTCTTTAGAGCAGCAGTACGATCGAACCCGGCGTGACCGGAACCGCCCGCTACTGCAAAAGCCCAACCCCAGGGCAATCCTGGAAGCGCTCTTCGCCGAACGCGACCCGCTCTACCAGGAGTTGGCGGATTTTGTAATGTATACCGACCGCAAGAGTCCACGACTGGTGGCACGACAGTTGCTCAACCAGATCCGGCCCAGAGTCCAGCGAAAAAAGAAACAGGCATAG
- the aroB gene encoding 3-dehydroquinate synthase, translating into MAGIQHQLQVELGDRSYPIFIGQGLLGQQDLGQWVAGEQVLIVTNETVAPLYLEKARASFSGKQVDVVILPDGEFYKTWEVLNRIFDQLLEKRHTRKTTLVALGGGVVGDMTGFAAACYQRGVDFIQIPTTLLAQVDSSVGGKTGINHPRGKNMIGAFLQPRCVLIDTSTLETLPNRELSSGLAEVIKYGLIQDNQFLSWLEEHMDGLMALQSDTLAEAIFRSCQCKAAIVAADEREAGVRALLNLGHTFGHAIETYTGYAEWLHGEAVAAGMVMAADMSKRMGWLTYNDIDRITQLLVRARLPIRPPETMSPDDFYALMAVDKKNIDGALRLVLLHSLGDATVTAEFDPELLHLVLSAHQEAQE; encoded by the coding sequence ATGGCAGGGATTCAGCATCAGTTACAGGTGGAGCTTGGCGACCGTAGTTATCCCATCTTTATCGGCCAGGGCCTGTTGGGGCAACAGGACCTTGGACAGTGGGTGGCCGGCGAACAGGTTCTGATAGTCACCAATGAAACCGTAGCGCCGCTCTACCTCGAAAAGGCCAGGGCCAGCTTTTCCGGCAAGCAGGTTGATGTAGTGATTCTGCCAGACGGGGAATTCTACAAAACCTGGGAAGTCCTGAACCGTATCTTTGACCAGCTTCTGGAAAAACGCCACACCCGCAAAACCACATTGGTCGCGTTAGGGGGTGGTGTGGTTGGTGACATGACGGGCTTTGCGGCGGCCTGCTACCAACGCGGTGTCGATTTCATACAGATCCCCACGACGTTGCTTGCACAGGTGGACTCTTCGGTCGGCGGCAAGACGGGTATCAATCACCCTCGTGGTAAAAACATGATCGGTGCCTTTCTGCAGCCGCGCTGCGTGCTGATAGACACCAGTACTCTGGAAACGCTTCCCAACCGGGAACTCTCCTCGGGGTTGGCGGAGGTTATAAAGTACGGTCTGATTCAGGACAACCAGTTTCTCTCATGGCTCGAAGAGCACATGGATGGCCTAATGGCACTGCAGTCTGACACGCTAGCGGAAGCCATCTTCCGCTCGTGCCAGTGCAAAGCAGCCATCGTCGCCGCTGACGAGCGTGAGGCAGGTGTCCGTGCGCTGTTGAATCTCGGTCACACATTCGGCCACGCGATCGAAACCTACACCGGCTATGCCGAGTGGCTTCATGGCGAAGCGGTTGCGGCGGGTATGGTCATGGCGGCGGATATGTCCAAGCGGATGGGCTGGCTGACCTATAACGACATAGATCGGATAACCCAACTGCTGGTGCGAGCCCGCCTACCCATTCGACCGCCGGAAACCATGTCACCGGATGACTTCTATGCGCTGATGGCTGTGGACAAGAAGAACATCGACGGCGCGCTCCGCCTGGTTTTGCTGCACAGCCTGGGCGATGCCACAGTAACCGCTGAATTTGATCCCGAACTGCTGCATCTGGTGTTAAGTGCGCACCAGGAGGCACAGGAATAG
- a CDS encoding AAA family ATPase, with amino-acid sequence MTPSGQPDRKDSQSGQAGVAELCDRYGLQSDPFADVPGRFYTGGQRQIYLETLRHLCSFGDLLLVVEGEPGVGRSRLIEEFARLDKPTLTFHVLARQQVASTDALASALWQLLRKPLPGADPQQAISAFFDAAHWQRYAGKRWVVILDDADAAPQSVIDALAAGFQNAERNRSPVPLLIAGPGFAAALESRIGGARAFTHSLWVRPLDEAESAQFVESAISWAGGDPAGLLGPERRRKLYETSTGVFSRIKQAAPQVILGAVGPATSSSAGIRQPVTQRTAQSSKRNALWIGLALAVLLVSYGVVSWQYQFSGQSDNSGLASSVPATGSRVRPVDTSAAANAGTDEVERMRRAMAEAELLLRAQSIEEGRPDEPTEIELPLFPVERSGESKTAVQPGSAPLLPETLGMSIPKLIASALPPEPGEQVNDTRSEQETIDDGALSQAGPANSDGDATLAAVEVPQAGLAGAPPGVGKPIPAAEPEPEPEPEPEAEPEPEAEPEPVEVFQPQLPSAYRGRDWVAALPAGSVTVQLLGSYNENTAVNLIRRYPDAGFVYIRSTYKDQPWFVVLLDVFEDAAPARSAISRLPAAIRRAGPWIRDTEGL; translated from the coding sequence ATGACCCCCAGTGGACAGCCCGATCGCAAGGACAGCCAGTCCGGCCAGGCTGGCGTGGCGGAGTTGTGTGATCGTTATGGTCTACAGAGCGACCCGTTCGCTGACGTTCCTGGGCGCTTCTATACCGGTGGGCAGCGCCAGATCTACCTCGAAACTCTGAGGCATCTTTGCAGTTTTGGCGACTTGCTACTCGTTGTGGAGGGCGAGCCTGGGGTGGGTCGCTCGCGCCTGATTGAAGAGTTTGCCCGGCTGGACAAGCCTACTCTGACATTTCATGTTCTGGCCAGACAGCAGGTCGCGTCAACTGATGCGCTCGCAAGCGCCCTGTGGCAATTGCTGAGAAAGCCTCTGCCAGGAGCCGACCCGCAGCAGGCCATAAGTGCTTTTTTCGACGCCGCACATTGGCAGCGCTACGCTGGCAAACGCTGGGTTGTGATACTCGACGATGCTGATGCTGCACCACAGAGTGTCATTGATGCCCTGGCGGCCGGCTTCCAGAATGCTGAGCGCAACCGTTCGCCTGTCCCGCTTCTCATTGCAGGGCCTGGCTTTGCGGCTGCGCTGGAAAGCCGAATCGGAGGCGCGCGTGCCTTTACTCACAGCCTCTGGGTACGGCCGCTGGATGAGGCAGAGTCAGCCCAGTTCGTTGAGAGCGCCATAAGTTGGGCGGGCGGGGACCCTGCGGGGCTCTTGGGGCCGGAACGGCGGCGTAAACTGTACGAGACGTCGACGGGAGTTTTTTCTCGGATAAAGCAGGCTGCGCCACAGGTTATTCTCGGTGCAGTCGGGCCCGCTACCTCATCATCGGCGGGTATTAGGCAGCCAGTGACTCAGCGCACTGCTCAGTCCAGCAAGCGCAACGCTCTGTGGATAGGCTTGGCGCTGGCCGTTTTGCTGGTGTCCTACGGCGTTGTCTCGTGGCAGTATCAGTTTTCAGGCCAAAGCGACAATAGTGGGCTGGCGTCGTCCGTCCCTGCTACGGGTTCTCGTGTTCGCCCTGTCGACACGTCGGCCGCGGCCAATGCGGGCACGGACGAGGTGGAGCGCATGCGTCGAGCAATGGCGGAGGCGGAGCTTCTTCTTCGCGCCCAGTCCATAGAGGAGGGGCGCCCGGATGAGCCCACCGAGATTGAGCTTCCTCTGTTCCCCGTTGAGCGATCTGGAGAAAGTAAAACGGCAGTGCAGCCTGGCAGCGCCCCGCTACTGCCGGAAACGCTCGGAATGTCCATTCCAAAGCTGATCGCCTCGGCACTCCCCCCTGAGCCTGGCGAGCAGGTCAACGATACCCGGTCGGAGCAGGAGACAATCGATGACGGGGCTTTGAGTCAAGCAGGGCCGGCCAATTCTGATGGCGACGCCACGCTCGCTGCCGTTGAGGTCCCCCAAGCCGGCCTGGCGGGAGCGCCGCCAGGGGTGGGCAAGCCAATACCTGCAGCTGAGCCTGAGCCAGAACCAGAACCAGAACCAGAGGCGGAACCAGAACCAGAGGCGGAACCAGAGCCCGTCGAGGTTTTTCAGCCGCAATTGCCGAGTGCTTACCGGGGCCGGGATTGGGTCGCTGCGCTGCCCGCGGGCAGTGTTACTGTCCAACTGCTCGGGAGCTATAATGAGAATACCGCGGTGAACCTCATCCGACGTTATCCCGACGCGGGCTTTGTCTATATCCGGTCTACTTATAAAGATCAGCCGTGGTTCGTTGTGTTGCTGGATGTGTTCGAGGATGCGGCGCCGGCCCGCAGCGCTATCTCCCGTCTTCCCGCCGCGATCCGGCGCGCTGGGCCCTGGATTCGAGACACAGAAGGGCTGTAG
- the gltB gene encoding glutamate synthase large subunit, which yields MKTGLYQPGEFKDNCGFGLIAHMEGEASHALLKTAIQSLTCMTHRGGIAADGKTGDGCGLLLQKPDAFLRKAAKASLGVELGDVYAVGMVFLSTDEAKAAAARKALETRLTEQGLDIAGWREVPTDSACLGPMAKDCLPRIEQVFVLPGDKNDRQFGISLFIGRRLAEIDLTDDGEFYICSLSDKTLAYKGLMMPRDLPTFYKDLGDADMETAICVFHQRFSTNTMPRWPLAQPFRFLAHNGEINTVEGNRNWAIARASKFKAPDLPDLESIQPLVNRTGSDSSSMDNMLEVLLAGGVNMFRAVRMMVPPAWQNVDTMDSDLRAFYEYNSMHMEPWDGPAGLVMTDGKHAICMLDRNGLRPARWVMTKNGFMTIASEIGTYDYKAEDVVAKGRVGPGQILAIDTENKKVLHTEDVDNMLKTAQPYKRWLRDNALRVESTLNQQTPEFKLLEAEELRVHQKMYGISFEERDQVLRPLAENGQEAVGSMGDDTPMAVLSSRVRHVADYFRQKFAQVTNPAIDPLREAVVMSLETCLGAERNIFEEDASHANRIILSTPVLSPGKFLKIANNDRPGFEVAWINLSYRPELGLEQALKAVCDEAAEHVRKGKVILVLSDKTLLEGELPINALMATGAIHHHLVKAGLRSDANLIVETGWARDSHHFAVLFGFGATAVYPYLAYQVLNDLVRSGEMLMDPIEAKNNYRKGINKGLLKILSKMGISTITSYRGAQLFEAVGISDAVVDLCFHGVPTRIQGAGFYDFQQDQELLAETAWKRRKPIQPGGLLKYVHGGEYHAFNPDVVRTVQEAVTTGDYGVYKEYAALVNERPVTTLRDLFGIRKDIKPIDLSEVEPAEKLYPRFDSAAMSLGALSPEAHEALAVAMNRLGGRSNSGEGGEDPARHGTEKRSKIKQVASGRFGVTAEYLRSADVMQIKVAQGAKPGEGGQLPGGKVNDLIARLRYSVPGVTLISPPPHHDIYSIEDLAQLIFDLKQVNPQALVSVKLVSEPGVGTVAAGVAKAYADLITISGYDGGTAASPLTSIRYAGSPWELGLSEAHQALRSNDLRGKVRLQTDGGLKTGLDVVKAAILGAESFGFGTTPMVALGCKYLRICHLNNCATGIATQNKQLREEHFLGTVEMAMNFFRFVARETREWLAMLGVRSLDELVGRTDLLEMLPGDTPRQRKLDLSRILYNDSIPAEKPQLCQVERNSPYDKGLLAERMVDDMLEAIEQKRSAEFSYSITNCDRSIGARVAGEIASRHGNHGLAATGLTVRFTGTAGQSFGVWNVGGLDMYLDGDANDYVGKGMTGGKLVIRPPANSEFESQKTAIIGNTCLYGGTGGKLFAAGTAGERFGVRNSGVHAVVEGVGDHCCEYMTGGLVTVLGTTGHNFGAGMTGGFAYVLDQKNTFVDRYNHELVEIHRISSEEMEPYRNHLRGIIREHADETQSAWAAQILEDFDDYVGRFWLVKPKAANLKALLASTRARPE from the coding sequence ATGAAGACAGGTCTCTATCAGCCGGGTGAGTTCAAGGACAACTGCGGATTCGGCCTCATCGCCCATATGGAAGGCGAAGCCAGTCATGCACTCCTGAAGACGGCAATCCAGTCGTTGACCTGCATGACCCACCGCGGCGGGATCGCCGCCGACGGCAAAACCGGCGACGGCTGCGGTCTGTTGCTGCAGAAGCCCGACGCGTTCCTGCGAAAGGCTGCCAAGGCCAGCCTGGGCGTGGAGCTGGGCGACGTGTACGCCGTTGGTATGGTCTTTCTGAGCACCGATGAAGCGAAAGCTGCCGCAGCGCGGAAGGCTCTCGAAACCCGTCTGACCGAGCAGGGTCTCGATATAGCGGGTTGGCGCGAAGTGCCCACCGACAGCGCCTGCCTCGGGCCCATGGCCAAAGACTGCTTGCCCCGTATCGAGCAGGTTTTCGTCCTGCCGGGGGACAAGAATGACCGTCAGTTCGGTATCTCCCTGTTTATCGGTCGCCGTCTGGCTGAGATCGACCTTACAGACGACGGCGAGTTTTATATCTGTAGCCTGTCGGATAAAACCCTGGCTTATAAAGGGTTGATGATGCCGCGCGACCTGCCGACCTTCTATAAGGACCTCGGCGACGCGGATATGGAAACGGCGATCTGTGTCTTTCACCAGCGCTTTTCCACCAATACCATGCCGCGCTGGCCGCTGGCCCAGCCATTCCGGTTTCTTGCCCACAACGGCGAGATCAATACGGTCGAAGGTAACCGCAACTGGGCTATAGCCCGCGCCTCTAAATTCAAAGCGCCTGACTTACCGGACCTGGAGTCGATCCAGCCGCTGGTCAACCGCACCGGATCCGATTCTTCAAGCATGGACAATATGCTTGAGGTGCTGCTTGCCGGTGGCGTCAACATGTTCCGTGCAGTCCGGATGATGGTTCCGCCAGCGTGGCAGAACGTCGATACCATGGATTCGGACCTACGCGCCTTCTATGAGTATAACTCCATGCACATGGAGCCTTGGGATGGCCCCGCTGGTCTCGTCATGACCGATGGCAAGCACGCCATCTGTATGCTCGACCGTAACGGTCTGCGCCCTGCGCGCTGGGTCATGACCAAGAATGGCTTCATGACCATTGCTTCGGAAATCGGCACCTACGACTACAAAGCTGAAGATGTGGTTGCCAAAGGCCGCGTCGGGCCGGGCCAGATCCTGGCGATCGATACCGAGAACAAGAAAGTCCTGCACACGGAAGATGTCGACAACATGCTGAAGACCGCCCAGCCATATAAGCGCTGGTTGCGGGATAACGCACTGCGGGTTGAATCCACGCTTAACCAGCAGACTCCGGAGTTCAAACTGCTCGAAGCCGAGGAGTTGCGGGTTCACCAGAAAATGTATGGCATTTCTTTCGAAGAGCGTGACCAGGTGCTTCGTCCACTGGCCGAGAACGGTCAGGAAGCGGTTGGTTCGATGGGCGACGATACGCCGATGGCGGTGCTTTCAAGCCGTGTGCGGCACGTGGCCGACTACTTCCGGCAGAAGTTTGCGCAGGTAACCAATCCCGCCATCGATCCTCTGCGTGAAGCCGTGGTCATGTCGCTGGAAACCTGTCTGGGTGCTGAGCGGAATATTTTCGAAGAAGACGCGAGCCACGCCAACCGCATCATTCTCTCTACTCCGGTCTTGTCGCCCGGCAAATTCCTGAAAATCGCGAACAACGACCGGCCCGGTTTCGAGGTCGCCTGGATCAATCTCAGCTACCGCCCGGAGCTCGGCCTGGAACAAGCGCTCAAGGCCGTCTGCGACGAGGCGGCAGAGCATGTCCGCAAGGGCAAGGTCATACTGGTGCTGAGCGACAAGACATTGCTGGAGGGTGAGCTACCCATCAATGCACTCATGGCGACCGGTGCGATTCACCATCATCTGGTCAAAGCAGGCCTGCGTAGTGACGCCAACCTGATCGTTGAGACTGGCTGGGCGCGCGATTCCCATCATTTTGCCGTGCTGTTCGGCTTTGGCGCTACGGCCGTCTATCCGTATCTGGCCTATCAGGTGCTCAACGACCTGGTTCGCTCCGGCGAAATGCTGATGGACCCGATTGAAGCCAAGAACAACTATCGTAAAGGCATCAACAAGGGCTTGCTGAAAATCCTCTCGAAGATGGGGATTTCAACGATTACCTCGTACCGTGGCGCCCAGCTCTTCGAGGCAGTGGGTATATCGGATGCAGTCGTGGATCTCTGCTTCCATGGCGTGCCGACCCGCATCCAGGGCGCGGGTTTCTACGATTTTCAGCAGGACCAGGAACTACTCGCGGAAACCGCCTGGAAACGGCGCAAGCCCATACAGCCTGGCGGCCTGCTGAAGTATGTCCATGGCGGCGAGTACCACGCCTTCAATCCGGATGTGGTTCGTACCGTCCAGGAAGCGGTAACCACGGGCGACTACGGGGTCTACAAGGAGTATGCGGCGCTGGTTAACGAGCGTCCGGTGACCACGCTGCGTGACCTGTTTGGCATCCGCAAGGACATCAAGCCCATTGACCTGTCCGAGGTGGAGCCGGCAGAGAAGCTCTACCCGCGTTTTGACTCAGCGGCCATGTCCCTGGGTGCGCTGTCGCCAGAAGCCCATGAAGCCCTGGCAGTTGCGATGAACCGCCTTGGCGGGCGCTCCAACTCGGGTGAGGGCGGCGAAGATCCAGCCCGGCACGGCACAGAAAAGCGTTCCAAGATCAAGCAGGTGGCGTCAGGCCGCTTTGGCGTAACCGCCGAATATCTGCGTAGCGCCGACGTCATGCAGATCAAGGTGGCTCAGGGAGCAAAGCCAGGAGAAGGTGGGCAGTTGCCGGGGGGCAAGGTCAACGACCTGATCGCCCGCCTCCGCTATTCCGTGCCCGGTGTTACGCTCATTTCGCCGCCGCCGCACCACGACATCTACTCGATCGAAGATCTTGCTCAGCTGATTTTCGACCTCAAACAGGTTAATCCACAAGCTCTGGTTTCCGTGAAGTTGGTCTCAGAGCCAGGCGTGGGTACTGTTGCGGCGGGTGTGGCAAAGGCTTACGCCGACCTTATTACGATCTCGGGTTATGACGGGGGCACCGCGGCAAGCCCGCTGACCTCCATTCGCTACGCCGGATCGCCCTGGGAACTGGGGCTGTCTGAAGCCCACCAGGCGTTGCGGTCGAATGATCTGCGCGGCAAGGTTCGCCTGCAGACTGATGGCGGCCTGAAAACCGGTCTCGATGTGGTCAAAGCCGCGATTCTGGGGGCGGAGAGCTTTGGCTTCGGCACCACGCCAATGGTTGCGCTGGGCTGCAAGTACCTGCGTATCTGTCACCTCAATAACTGTGCTACAGGTATTGCCACCCAGAATAAACAACTGCGGGAAGAGCACTTCCTTGGCACGGTCGAAATGGCAATGAACTTTTTCCGGTTCGTTGCCCGCGAGACCCGTGAGTGGCTGGCGATGCTGGGCGTACGCAGTCTCGACGAGCTGGTTGGCCGTACCGACCTGCTGGAGATGCTGCCAGGCGATACTCCGCGTCAGCGCAAGCTCGACCTGTCTCGCATCCTCTACAACGATTCTATTCCGGCTGAAAAGCCGCAGCTGTGCCAGGTCGAGCGCAACAGCCCGTACGACAAAGGACTGTTGGCCGAGCGTATGGTTGACGACATGCTGGAGGCCATCGAACAGAAGCGCAGTGCTGAGTTCAGCTACTCGATTACCAACTGTGACCGCTCCATCGGTGCCCGCGTCGCCGGTGAAATTGCATCCCGCCACGGTAATCATGGTCTTGCGGCGACCGGCCTTACCGTCCGGTTCACCGGCACCGCCGGGCAGAGCTTCGGTGTCTGGAATGTCGGCGGTCTCGACATGTATCTGGACGGCGATGCCAACGACTACGTCGGTAAGGGCATGACCGGGGGCAAGCTGGTCATCAGGCCGCCTGCGAACAGTGAGTTTGAAAGCCAGAAAACAGCCATCATCGGCAATACCTGCCTTTATGGCGGCACCGGCGGCAAGCTGTTTGCCGCAGGCACTGCGGGCGAGCGTTTCGGAGTCCGTAACTCCGGCGTTCACGCCGTTGTCGAAGGCGTGGGTGACCATTGTTGCGAATACATGACCGGTGGGCTCGTTACCGTGCTGGGCACGACGGGCCACAACTTCGGTGCAGGCATGACTGGCGGCTTCGCCTATGTTCTGGACCAGAAGAACACATTCGTGGATCGCTATAACCATGAGTTGGTGGAAATACACCGCATTTCCAGCGAAGAAATGGAGCCGTACCGGAACCACTTGCGCGGAATCATCCGGGAGCATGCGGACGAGACCCAAAGCGCGTGGGCTGCCCAGATCCTGGAAGACTTCGACGACTACGTCGGGCGTTTCTGGTTGGTCAAACCAAAAGCAGCCAATCTGAAAGCGTTGCTGGCAAGCACTCGGGCGCGGCCGGAATAA